In a genomic window of Pelecanus crispus isolate bPelCri1 chromosome 1, bPelCri1.pri, whole genome shotgun sequence:
- the EIF3D gene encoding eukaryotic translation initiation factor 3 subunit D isoform X2, translated as MAKFVTPVIQDNPSGWGPCAVPEQFRDMPYQPFSKGDRLGKVADWTGATYQDKRYTNKYSSQFGGGSQYAYFHEEDETSFQLVDTARTQKTAYQRNRMRFAQRNLRRDKDRRNMLQFSMQTLPKSAKQKERDRLRLQKKFQKQFGVRQKWDQKSQKPRDSSVEVRSDWEVKEEMDFPRLMKMRYLEVSEPQDIECCGALEYYDKAFDRITTRNEKLLRSIKRIFHTVTTTDDPVIRKLAKTQGNVFATDAILATLMSCTRSVYSWDIIVQRVGSKLFFDKRDNSDFDLLTVSETANEPPQEEGNSFNSPRNLAMEATYINHNFSQQCLRMGKEKYKFPNPNPFVEDDMDKNEVASVAYRYRRWKLGDDIDLIVRCEHDGVMTGANGEVSFINIKTLNEWDSRYCNGVDWRQKLDSQRGAVIATELKNNSYKLARWTCCALLAGSEYLKLGYVSRYHVKDSARHVILGTQQFKPNEFASQINLSIENAWGILRCVIDICMKLDEGKYLILKDPNKQVIRIYSLPDGTFSSDEDEEDEEEEEEEEEEES; from the exons atggCGAAGTTTGTGACACCCGTGATCCAGGACAACCCCTCCGGCTGGGGCCCGTGTGCCGTGCCCGAGCAGTTCAGGGACATGCCCTACCAGCCTTTCAGTAAAGGAGACCGCCTGGGAAAG GTGGCCGATTGGACAGGAGCCACATATCAGGATAAAAGATACACAA acAAGTACTCGTCGCAGTTTGGTGGCGGAAGTCAATATGCATATTTCCATGAGGAGGATGAGACTAGCTTCCAGCTGGTGGATACAGCACGAACACAGAAGACGGCGTACCAGAGGAACCGTATGCGATTTGCACAG AGGAACCTTCGGAGAGACAAGGACCGTCGGAACATGTTGCAGTTCAGCATGCAGACGCTGCCAAAGAGTGCCAAGCAGAAGGAGAG AGATCGTTTGCGCCTACAAAAGAAGTTTCAGAAGCAGTTTGGAGTGAGACAGAAATGGGATCAAAAATCACAG AAGCCTCGTGACTCCTCTGTTGAAGTTCGCAGTGATTGGGAGGTGAAAGAAGAGATGGATTTTCCTCGGCTGATGAAGATGCGCTACCTGGAGGTGTCAGAGCCACAGGACAT AGAGTGCTGTGGAGCCCTAGAGTACTACGACAAAGCCTTTGACCGCATTACAACAAGGAATGAGAAACTACTGAGGAGCATTAAGCGCATCTTCCATACCGTCACTACTACTGATGACCCAGTTATCCGAAAA CTGGCAAAGACCCAAGGGAATGTATTTGCCACAGATGCCATCCTGGCCACACTGATGAGCTGCACTCGCTCTGTCTATTCCTGGGACATCATTGTCCAGAGAGTTGGATCCAAGCTTTTCTTTGACAAGAGGGACAATTCCGATTTTG ACCTCCTGACAGTGAGTGAAACAGCCAATGAACCACCACAGGAAGAGGGCAACTCCTTTAATTCTCCGCGCAACCTTGCCATGGAAGCTACCTACATCAATCACAACTTCTCCCAGCAGTGTCTGAGGATG ggaaaggagaaatacaagtttccaaacccaaacccctttGTGGAGGACGACATGGATAAAAACGAAGTAGCCTCTGTTGCATACAG ATACCGAAGGTGGAAGCTGGGAGATGATATAGATCTCATTGTCCGCTGTGAACATGATGGTGTGATGACAGGAGCAAATGGAGAAGTGTCTTTCATCAACATCAAAACACTGAACGAGTGGGATTCCAGG TATTGCAATGGAGTAGACTGGCGCCAGAAGCTTGACtctcagagaggagctgtgattgccacagagctgaaaaacaaCAGCTACAAATTAGCCCGCTGGACATGTTGCGCACTGCTGGCTGGATCAGAATATCTTAAACTTGG GTACGTATCCCGTTACCACGTGAAGGACTCTGCCCGCCACGTGATCCTGGGCACGCAGCAGTTCAAGCCAAATGAGTTTGCCAGCCAGATCAACCTGAGCATAGAGAACGCCTGGGGCATCCTGCGATGCGTCATCGACATCTGCATGAAGCTGGATGAGGGGAAGTATCTCATCCTCAAAGACCCCAACAAGCAGGTGATCCGGATCTACAGCTTGCCTGATGGCACCTTCAGCTCTGATGAagatgaggaggatgaggaggaagaagaggaagaagaag agGAAGAGAGCTGA
- the EIF3D gene encoding eukaryotic translation initiation factor 3 subunit D isoform X1, which yields MAKFVTPVIQDNPSGWGPCAVPEQFRDMPYQPFSKGDRLGKVADWTGATYQDKRYTNKYSSQFGGGSQYAYFHEEDETSFQLVDTARTQKTAYQRNRMRFAQRNLRRDKDRRNMLQFSMQTLPKSAKQKERDRLRLQKKFQKQFGVRQKWDQKSQQKPRDSSVEVRSDWEVKEEMDFPRLMKMRYLEVSEPQDIECCGALEYYDKAFDRITTRNEKLLRSIKRIFHTVTTTDDPVIRKLAKTQGNVFATDAILATLMSCTRSVYSWDIIVQRVGSKLFFDKRDNSDFDLLTVSETANEPPQEEGNSFNSPRNLAMEATYINHNFSQQCLRMGKEKYKFPNPNPFVEDDMDKNEVASVAYRYRRWKLGDDIDLIVRCEHDGVMTGANGEVSFINIKTLNEWDSRYCNGVDWRQKLDSQRGAVIATELKNNSYKLARWTCCALLAGSEYLKLGYVSRYHVKDSARHVILGTQQFKPNEFASQINLSIENAWGILRCVIDICMKLDEGKYLILKDPNKQVIRIYSLPDGTFSSDEDEEDEEEEEEEEEEES from the exons atggCGAAGTTTGTGACACCCGTGATCCAGGACAACCCCTCCGGCTGGGGCCCGTGTGCCGTGCCCGAGCAGTTCAGGGACATGCCCTACCAGCCTTTCAGTAAAGGAGACCGCCTGGGAAAG GTGGCCGATTGGACAGGAGCCACATATCAGGATAAAAGATACACAA acAAGTACTCGTCGCAGTTTGGTGGCGGAAGTCAATATGCATATTTCCATGAGGAGGATGAGACTAGCTTCCAGCTGGTGGATACAGCACGAACACAGAAGACGGCGTACCAGAGGAACCGTATGCGATTTGCACAG AGGAACCTTCGGAGAGACAAGGACCGTCGGAACATGTTGCAGTTCAGCATGCAGACGCTGCCAAAGAGTGCCAAGCAGAAGGAGAG AGATCGTTTGCGCCTACAAAAGAAGTTTCAGAAGCAGTTTGGAGTGAGACAGAAATGGGATCAAAAATCACAG CAGAAGCCTCGTGACTCCTCTGTTGAAGTTCGCAGTGATTGGGAGGTGAAAGAAGAGATGGATTTTCCTCGGCTGATGAAGATGCGCTACCTGGAGGTGTCAGAGCCACAGGACAT AGAGTGCTGTGGAGCCCTAGAGTACTACGACAAAGCCTTTGACCGCATTACAACAAGGAATGAGAAACTACTGAGGAGCATTAAGCGCATCTTCCATACCGTCACTACTACTGATGACCCAGTTATCCGAAAA CTGGCAAAGACCCAAGGGAATGTATTTGCCACAGATGCCATCCTGGCCACACTGATGAGCTGCACTCGCTCTGTCTATTCCTGGGACATCATTGTCCAGAGAGTTGGATCCAAGCTTTTCTTTGACAAGAGGGACAATTCCGATTTTG ACCTCCTGACAGTGAGTGAAACAGCCAATGAACCACCACAGGAAGAGGGCAACTCCTTTAATTCTCCGCGCAACCTTGCCATGGAAGCTACCTACATCAATCACAACTTCTCCCAGCAGTGTCTGAGGATG ggaaaggagaaatacaagtttccaaacccaaacccctttGTGGAGGACGACATGGATAAAAACGAAGTAGCCTCTGTTGCATACAG ATACCGAAGGTGGAAGCTGGGAGATGATATAGATCTCATTGTCCGCTGTGAACATGATGGTGTGATGACAGGAGCAAATGGAGAAGTGTCTTTCATCAACATCAAAACACTGAACGAGTGGGATTCCAGG TATTGCAATGGAGTAGACTGGCGCCAGAAGCTTGACtctcagagaggagctgtgattgccacagagctgaaaaacaaCAGCTACAAATTAGCCCGCTGGACATGTTGCGCACTGCTGGCTGGATCAGAATATCTTAAACTTGG GTACGTATCCCGTTACCACGTGAAGGACTCTGCCCGCCACGTGATCCTGGGCACGCAGCAGTTCAAGCCAAATGAGTTTGCCAGCCAGATCAACCTGAGCATAGAGAACGCCTGGGGCATCCTGCGATGCGTCATCGACATCTGCATGAAGCTGGATGAGGGGAAGTATCTCATCCTCAAAGACCCCAACAAGCAGGTGATCCGGATCTACAGCTTGCCTGATGGCACCTTCAGCTCTGATGAagatgaggaggatgaggaggaagaagaggaagaagaag agGAAGAGAGCTGA